In Harpia harpyja isolate bHarHar1 chromosome 18, bHarHar1 primary haplotype, whole genome shotgun sequence, a single genomic region encodes these proteins:
- the DKC1 gene encoding H/ACA ribonucleoprotein complex subunit DKC1 isoform X2, translating into MTAHYTPLSSGANPLKREISDYVRSGFINLDKPSNPSSHEVVAWIRRILRVEKTGHSGTLDPKVTGCLIVCIERATRLVKSQQSAGKEYVGIVRLHNAIESEAQLARAIETLTGALFQRPPLIAAVKRQLRVRTIYESKLVEYDPERRLGIFWVSCEAGTYIRTLCVHLGLLLGVGGQMQELRRVRSGILGEKDNMVTMHDVLDAQWQYDNNKDDSYLRRVILPLEKLLTSHKRLVMKDSAVNAICYGAKIMLPGVLRYEDGIEVNQEIVVITTKGEAICLAIALMTTAVISTCDHGIVAKIKRVIMERDTYPRKWGLGPKASQKKMMIQKGLLDKHGKPNESTPDSWKKEYVDYRDASKKEAAAVPQGVSELERAPKRKRESESENEEAVTPPSSATPPPEELSKKEKKKKKKEKKAKEAAESGGEQIEVTSETSTKKKKKKKQKEVEESLE; encoded by the exons GTCTGGCTTTATTAACCTCGACAAACCTTCCAATCCATCTTCCCATGAGGTGGTTGCATGGATCCGACGCATCCTTCGAGTAGAGAAGACTGGACACAGTGGCACTCTGGATCCTAAGGTGACTGGATGCCTCATTGTGTGCATTGAGAGGGCAACACGACTGGTCAAATCTCAGCAGAGTGCAG GCAAAGAGTATGTGGGAATTGTTCGGCTGCACAATGCAATTGAAAGTGAGGCTCAGCTTGCCAGG GCAATAGAAACTCTGACAGGTGCACTGTTTCAGCGACCACCCCTCATTGCTGCTGTCAAACGACAACTGAGAGTCAGAACCATCTATGAGAGCAAGCTGGTGGAGTATGATCCTGAGAGAAGATTAG GTATCTTCTGGGTGAGCTGTGAAGCAGGCACATATATTCGAACACTCTGTGTTCACCTTGGTTTGCTGCTTGGTGTGGGGGGCCAGATGCAAGAGCTCCGCAGAGTGCGCTCAGGCATCCTGGGAGAGAAG GACAACATGGTGACTATGCACGATGTACTGGATGCACAGTGGCAATACGACAACAACAAGGATGACAGCTATCTGCGAAGAGTTATCCTGCCATTGGAGAAACTGCTGACTTCCCACAAGCGGCTAGTCATGAAAGACAGTGCG GTTAATGCCATTTGCTATGGAGCCAAGATCATGCTGCCTGGTGTCCTGAGGTACGAAGATGGTATTGAGGTTAATCAGGAGATTGTTGTCATCACCACAAAAGGAGAAGCTATCTGCCTAG CTATTGCCTTGATGACCACAGCAGTCATTTCTACCTGCGACCATGGTATTGTTGCAAAGATCAAGAGAGTGATCATGGAGAGAGATACGTATCCCCGCAAATGGGGTCTTGGTCCCAAG GCCAGTCAAAAGAAGATGATGATCCAGAAGGGTCTACTGGACAAGCACGGAAAGCCCAACGAGAGCACACCAGATTCCTGGAAGAAGGAGTACGTGGATTACAG GGATGCTTCCAAGAAAGAGGCAGCTGCTGTTCCCCAAGGTGTTTCAGAGCTGGAGAGGGCTCCAAAA AGGAAGCGAGAGTCGGAGAGTGAAAAtgaggaggctgtgaccccaccATCCTCTGCCACCCCACCACCAGAGGAgctgagcaaaaaggaaaagaaaaagaagaagaaagagaagaaggccAAAGAGGCAGCTGAGAGTGGGGGAGAGCAAATAGAAGTG ACCAGTGAGACCAGcaccaagaagaagaagaagaagaaacaaaaggaggTAGAAGAGAGCTTGGAGTAA